In the Candidatus Dadabacteria bacterium genome, GCTGTTCATGGCCCCTGAAGAGGTCGTTGACATGGCGAAAAAAGGAGCGAAGGCGGGATGCACGGAACTTCTTTTCGTCACGGGCGACAAGCCGGAACTCGCTTACCAGGTATACAGGAACGCACTCGGGGAAATCGGTTATGAAACAACGGCGGAGTACCTGATCGACATGGGAAAGACCGGACTTGAGCACGGAATCTTCCCCCACACGAACCTCGGACTCTCAACCCCGGAGGAACTCTCCGGGTTCAGAAAAAGCAACCCCAGCATGGGCCTCATGCTCGAGAACATAAGCGAGAGACTGCTTAAGAAGGGAAACGCCCACCACGGTTGCGCCGACAAGGTCCCGAAGCTCAGGATGGAGACAATGGAGCATGCGGGCGAGCTCAGTATTCCATGGACAAGTGGCATACTGGTGGGAATCGGGGAAACGTTCGAAGAGAGAATCGACTCGCTTTACGCCCTGCTTGAACTCTCCGGCAGGTACGGTCACCTGCAGGAAATAATAATTCAGAACTTCAACCCCAAGGAAGGGATAAAGATGGAGGAGTACCCTCCCGCCGATTTCCTTGAGATGCTGAAGACCGTCGCCATCTCGAGGCTCATATTCGGAGGGGAAATGAACATACAGATACCCCCTAACCTTAACAACAGGAATTTCACTTTTTACCTGACGGCCGGAATAAACGATCTTGGCGGCGTGTCGCCTCTCACCATAGACTATGTCAACCCCGAGGCTCCGTGGCCGCAGGTTGAGAGAATGGAAAGGGAGGTAAAGGCGCTGGGTTACGAACTTCGGGAGAGACTTCCCGTCTATCCCGAGTACATAGACGAGCGCTGGATAGACCCCTATGTTCTCGGCAAGGTAAGGGAGCGCGTTGATGAGAGGGGATACGTTCCCGTAAACTGAAAAAATGGAAGACATAAACAAAATAATAGACTCCATAGAGCAAAGAAGGCCCCTCGGCGTCGATGGGGTGATGTCGCGCATAAACGGCACGACGGGACGCATAATCGAGGACGCGATTTCGGGAAAGGAGATTTCGGTTGAAGACGGAATCCATCTTTTCAGCATAGAGGATACAGACGAGATATCCGCCCTCGCCCTCGCGGCCGACCGGATAAGAAAGGAAGACGTCGGGGACGTGGTTACTTACGTCGTTAACAGAAACATAAACTTCACTAACATATGCGACGTTTACTGCGGATTCTGCAATTTTATGGCGGACGAGGGGGACGACAGGGCCTACTTCCTCTCGATGGACGAAGTCGCGGAGAGAACCGTTGAAGCCTGGGAGATAGGCGCGACGGAGGTATGCATGCAGGGAGGCATGCATCCCGAGATAGACGGCAATTTCTACATCGAGCTTATAAAGACGGTAAAAAAAGCCGTGCCCGAGATGCACACCCACGCTTTCTCCCCCTACGAGATCTACTACGGCGCAAAGACTCTCGGCATAGAGGAAGAAGATTTCATAAGAAAACTCAAGGACGTTGGTCACAACACCTTCCCCGGCACCGCGGCCGAGGTTCTGGTTGAAGAAGTAAGAAAGGTAATCGCTCCCAGGAAGATACCGACCGAGGTATGGATAAGGGTGGTTAAAAAAGCCCACAAGGAGGGAATGAGGACCACTTCGACCATAATGTACGGTCACCTGGACAAGCGACATCACTGGGCCATACACCTCGGAATCCTGAGGGACATACAGAAAGAGACTGGAGGGTTCACGGAATTTGTGCCGCTTCGCTTCATTCCCTGGAACACGAGGCTATTTATTCACTCCAAGGGAAAGGTAAAAAAGGGCCCGACCGATCTTGACCAGCTGAAAATGTATGCGGTCTCCCGTATGATGCTTCGGGGATGGATAAACAACATACAAGTTTCCTGGGTAAAGCAGGGGCCTGAGTTCGCCCAGTTCTCTCTCACCGCCGGGGCAAACGATTTCGGGGGAACGCTCATGGAAGAGCAGATATCCCGTTTTGCCGGCGCAAGTTACGGACAGTACTTCCCGCCCGAGGAGTTCAGAAAACTCACCAGAGAAATAGGCAGAATCCCGGCCGAACGCGACACGACCTACGGGATACTGAGAACATTTGAAAACGGCGGGGCCTGAAGACCTTCTCTCCCCCGTGCAGTCTTTTGTCCCGAAACACCCCGGCCGACACTGGTTTCCATGGAGAAATCAAAAATCGAAGATCTGAGCAGGACGCTTGCCACACAGATCCGGGGCGAGATAAGAAAAAGCCTCGTTGACCGGGCCATCTACAGCACGGACGCAAGCAACTACAGAATTCTCCCCGAAGCGGTCGTAATCCCGAAAACCCCCCAGGACATAGAGATCACCGTCTCCGAGGCTTCCGCCCGAGACATACCGGTCACGGTACGCGGGGCCGGGACAAGCCTTGCCGGACAGGCGGTAGGCGAAGGAATAATCCTTGACCTGTCAAAGTACATGAACAGGGTGATCGACGTGGATGCCGGAGGGAGGAAAGTCAGGGTGGAGCCCGGAATCTCGATCGACAACCTTAACAGGAACCTCTCGCCCCTCGGCCTCATGTTCGGACCGGACCCCTCAAGCGCAAGCGTTGCCACCGTAGGGGGAGCTGTCGCGAACAACGCCACGGGAGCTCACTCCATACTTTACGGAATGGCGGGCGATCACGTGATTTCCTCAAATGTCGTGCTCGCAGACGGGTCTTCTCTCGAGCTTTCCGGAGAGAATTACAAAAGACGCGGTGGAGGACCCGGCATCGCGGAAAGCCTTTTCGAAAAACTCGCCGCGCTTAAAAAGGAAAGCGTGGAGCTTGTAAAAACTGACTTTCCAAAACACTGGAGAAGAGCTTCGGGGTACTCGCTTAACTATTTCCTGGACGGGGAGTTTAATCCCGCGAAACTTCTTGCCTCCTCGGAAGGCACCCTCGCGGTCTCGACCGATTTTGAGCTTAACCTCGTCAAAAAACCTCTCTCAAGCGCGCTTTGCGTCATCCCGTTTCGTGAAATCCCGGAGGCAATGGACTCAGTCTTGGAAATCCTCTCCCACAACCCCTCGGCGATAGAACTTATTGACGGAACCCTGATAGGTCTTGCGAGAAGAAAAAAAGGATTTTCCCATTCCCTCTCCTTCATTGACGGAACCCCGGGGTCCATTCTGGTGGTCGAATTCCAGGGAGACGACGAAAGACAGACCGGGGAGAGGGCGAAGAACCTTGTGAAGTCCCTTGATTCCGCCTTTGCTGTACTGGGGAGCGAGGAGCAGAAAAAAATCTGGGACGTAAGAAAGGCAGGGCTCGGAATCCTGATGAGCGACAGGGGCAGCCGGAAACCTGTGCCTTGCATAGAAGACGTCTCGGTTCCCGCGGAGAATCTGGCCCGCTACACGAGGGACGTGACCTCGCTTCTTGACGAGTTCGGCCTCAAAGCCGCTTTCTACGGCCACGCAAGCGCCGGATGCCTGCACATAAGGCCCCTTCTCGACCTTCGGGAGCAGAAGGGAGTATCCGACATGACAGCCCTTTCGGAGCGCACCCTTGAGCTTGTCCTTCGCTACTCGGGGGTAATGAGCGGCGAGCATGGAGACGGTCTCCAGAGAAGCTATCTTAACGAAAGACTCTTCGGAGAGGATCTTTACTCAGTAATGAAAAAACTGAAGGAGATATTTGACCCGCGGGGAGTGCTCAATCCGGGAAAAGTCGTCCGCGGGGCCGATTCTTCCTCAAATCTGAGGGCAAGAAAGTCTGAGGAAAGCATTAACACCTTTCTCGACTGGTCACGGGAGGGAGGTCTCGCAGCGGCGGCCGCGATGTGCAACGGCCAGGGGGTCTGCAGAAAGACCGCCGACGGGATAATGTGTCCTTCCTACAGGGCGACCCTTGACGAAGGCGATGCCACAAGAGCGCGCGCCAGCCTGCTCCGGGAACTTCTGCTGGGCCATATGGACGCAGACACGATCTACGAGAAAGGATTCTACGACGTTTTCGATCTTTGCGTGGGATGCAAGGCGTGCCGCACCGAATGTCCTTCCGGGGTTGACGTCGGCAAGATGAAAACCGAGTTCCTGGCTCTCTACAAGAATAAAACAGGGTTTACGGCAAGAGACAGTCTTTTTGCCCGAGTGCACGAGATAAGTTCCGTGCGCAGCACCCTCCCCCGCTTTTTAAACCGGGCACTTGAGAGTTCTTTTTCCCGAGGGCTGCTTTCGCTCGCAGGAATTTCCCGAAGAAGATCACTTCCCCAGATTGCCGAAGACACTTTCAGCAGGTGGTTCCGCAAAAGGAAGAGAAATCCCCAGAACGGAAAACAGGTGAAAAGGAAGGGAAACCCCCAGAGCGGAAAACAGGTGGTTTATTTCCACGACACGTGGTCTGAGTTTTTCTATCCCGAGATAGGAAAAGCTGTTACCGTAGTGCTTGAAAGCCTAGGGTTCCAAGTGATTTTAGAGAAACAGAGAAAATGCTGCGGGCGGCCGATGCTGAGTATCGGCATGGTGGAGAAAGCCAGGGAAAATGCAGTTCACAACGTAAAGGTTCTCTCAGATTACGTCAGAAGGGATATCCCGGTGGTCTTTTCAGAACCCAGCTGCCTCTCCGCGTTTCGGGATGAATACGCCGATCTCCTTCCAGATAACGAACCCCTTGACGCGCTCCTTCCGAACATACACTCGGTCTGTGAATTTGTCTGCGCGCAAGGTGGTAATTTCCCGGGTCCCGGGAAGCAGAGAAACGGGAGGATACTCGTTCACGGACACTGCCACGAAAGATCCGTCGGCGATTTCGAAAAAACCCTGTCGCTTCTTAACGATCTGGGATACGACGCTAGGTCAAGCGACGCCGGG is a window encoding:
- the cofG gene encoding 7,8-didemethyl-8-hydroxy-5-deazariboflavin synthase CofG — translated: MSESAMLLGTFSARDFSELRPSPKLERVISKTIEGENVTREDALYLSELFPKEVPFLLLAASAIRNRSKGKTVTYSKNVFVPLTQLCRDRCGYCTFKIEPGEGALFMAPEEVVDMAKKGAKAGCTELLFVTGDKPELAYQVYRNALGEIGYETTAEYLIDMGKTGLEHGIFPHTNLGLSTPEELSGFRKSNPSMGLMLENISERLLKKGNAHHGCADKVPKLRMETMEHAGELSIPWTSGILVGIGETFEERIDSLYALLELSGRYGHLQEIIIQNFNPKEGIKMEEYPPADFLEMLKTVAISRLIFGGEMNIQIPPNLNNRNFTFYLTAGINDLGGVSPLTIDYVNPEAPWPQVERMEREVKALGYELRERLPVYPEYIDERWIDPYVLGKVRERVDERGYVPVN
- the cofH gene encoding 5-amino-6-(D-ribitylamino)uracil--L-tyrosine 4-hydroxyphenyl transferase CofH, which produces MEDINKIIDSIEQRRPLGVDGVMSRINGTTGRIIEDAISGKEISVEDGIHLFSIEDTDEISALALAADRIRKEDVGDVVTYVVNRNINFTNICDVYCGFCNFMADEGDDRAYFLSMDEVAERTVEAWEIGATEVCMQGGMHPEIDGNFYIELIKTVKKAVPEMHTHAFSPYEIYYGAKTLGIEEEDFIRKLKDVGHNTFPGTAAEVLVEEVRKVIAPRKIPTEVWIRVVKKAHKEGMRTTSTIMYGHLDKRHHWAIHLGILRDIQKETGGFTEFVPLRFIPWNTRLFIHSKGKVKKGPTDLDQLKMYAVSRMMLRGWINNIQVSWVKQGPEFAQFSLTAGANDFGGTLMEEQISRFAGASYGQYFPPEEFRKLTREIGRIPAERDTTYGILRTFENGGA
- a CDS encoding FAD-binding protein, with protein sequence MEKSKIEDLSRTLATQIRGEIRKSLVDRAIYSTDASNYRILPEAVVIPKTPQDIEITVSEASARDIPVTVRGAGTSLAGQAVGEGIILDLSKYMNRVIDVDAGGRKVRVEPGISIDNLNRNLSPLGLMFGPDPSSASVATVGGAVANNATGAHSILYGMAGDHVISSNVVLADGSSLELSGENYKRRGGGPGIAESLFEKLAALKKESVELVKTDFPKHWRRASGYSLNYFLDGEFNPAKLLASSEGTLAVSTDFELNLVKKPLSSALCVIPFREIPEAMDSVLEILSHNPSAIELIDGTLIGLARRKKGFSHSLSFIDGTPGSILVVEFQGDDERQTGERAKNLVKSLDSAFAVLGSEEQKKIWDVRKAGLGILMSDRGSRKPVPCIEDVSVPAENLARYTRDVTSLLDEFGLKAAFYGHASAGCLHIRPLLDLREQKGVSDMTALSERTLELVLRYSGVMSGEHGDGLQRSYLNERLFGEDLYSVMKKLKEIFDPRGVLNPGKVVRGADSSSNLRARKSEESINTFLDWSREGGLAAAAAMCNGQGVCRKTADGIMCPSYRATLDEGDATRARASLLRELLLGHMDADTIYEKGFYDVFDLCVGCKACRTECPSGVDVGKMKTEFLALYKNKTGFTARDSLFARVHEISSVRSTLPRFLNRALESSFSRGLLSLAGISRRRSLPQIAEDTFSRWFRKRKRNPQNGKQVKRKGNPQSGKQVVYFHDTWSEFFYPEIGKAVTVVLESLGFQVILEKQRKCCGRPMLSIGMVEKARENAVHNVKVLSDYVRRDIPVVFSEPSCLSAFRDEYADLLPDNEPLDALLPNIHSVCEFVCAQGGNFPGPGKQRNGRILVHGHCHERSVGDFEKTLSLLNDLGYDARSSDAGCCGMAGSFGYEKEHYEISKAMGECGLFPKIRNLGKSERVCVTGISCLEQVSHFTEAVPIHVALLLEEFISAEDVK